The genome window CGCTGCTCGCCTCTCTGCCACCCACTGCCCGTGGCTGGCCAATGCTCCACCACACAGAAGCCACATGTCACCTGTCCATGAGGCAGGTGCTGGGTGCTGCTCTGTTGCTCGTGATTAGagctctttcttttgagacagggtttctctgtataatagtcctggtactcactgtgtagcctaggctggccttgaactaacagagatcctgcctgcctccgccttctgagtaccgggattaaaggggtgcaccaccaccagcagctcaCTAGAACTCTTTTTAGTCATGCACATGTGCTCTTCAGCCTTCAAAGACTTCTGACCCAAGTAGACcccatctctcccctctgtctctaCTGGGCGTTCTCTGGGTGCCCTTGGGAAGCCCTCATCTTGGACCTACCTGTGCGTGTTAGGTGTACTCGGCCTGGAGTCGGCACCTCCTCCATGAGTTTTCTTTCAAAGGTGTTACTATGGGCAGTGGCCTGGCTTGGGGTGGGGTTGTATGCCTCCTGACTTTAAAATGGGTGTGTTGGTGGGACAGTAGATACGAACCCTGGAGCATCTTGTTACTTACTTATCAGGGTGCAAGCCGAGCTCATCAACAGTGCTATGTGCCCTCCATTCTGCAGTGGGTGTACCTGTCTGTCCGTCACCTGTGTGTGCCCGCAGTGGgtgtacctgtctgtctgtccgtcacCCGTGTGTACCTGCAGTGGGTGTACCTGTCTGTCCGTCACCCATGTGTGCCTGCAGTGGGTGTacctgtctgtccgtccgtcacCCGTGTGTGCCTGCAGTGGGTGTACCTGTCTGTCCGTCACCCGTGTGTGCCCGCAGTGGGTGTacctgtctgtccgtccgtcacCCGTGTGTGCCTGCAGTGGGTGTACCTGCAACCCTTCTGTCAGTCTCCCCTGGCAAGAGTTTAGTAAGGACGCCAGCATCCTGCTGTCCGGGAGGTGGTGGGTGGCTAAGGAGCATGGGCAAGTTTTTCCACAGGCCTTGAgctctgccagcttctgcctcctcagtcttGAGATTCCCCTATGTTTATGCGTTGCACAGTGGGTCCTGCAGGAGATCCATGAGAGGGTGGCTCTAGTCCGAGGAGGAGGCGGCTGCAGTGAGAGCAGGCGTTAGTGGCCTGTGGAGGGATGGTGCTGCCCGTGCGAGGCCCTGGTGCCCAAGCACGCCCGCTGTGATGTTGCCGCAGCTGTTTTGTGGATGGGGTTGCCGCCTCGGGCGGAGCACAGGCCTCCCACTCTGCCGCCGGCCTGTCCCTTTCCGCCTGCAGCCCCTGACACTCTGCTTGGCCCACAGGCTGACTCCCCACTACATCTACCCGCCAGCCATTGTGCAGCCCAGCGTGGTGATACCTGCCACCCCTGTGCCGTCACTGTCCTCGCCCTACCTTGAGTATACACCAAGCAGCCCAGCCTATGCCCAGTACCCTCCAGCTGCCTACGACCAGTATCCGTACGCCGCCTCACCTGCCACAGCCACCAGCTTCGTGGGCTACGGCTACCCGGCCGCCATGCCCCCAGCCTTGTCTACCGCTGCGCCTGCGGGCACCACCTTCGTGCAGTACCAGGCGCCTCAGCTACAGCCCGACAGGATGCAGTGAGGCGCGTCCTGCCTAGGGCCACAGCCACCGCCTGCCAGCCTCAGGAGCCACCAGCACTTGGGTCTCCTCAGGCCCCTGGGCCCACCTGCCGAGGGCACCAgacagcttcttctccagcccaggccctGCTGTGCCTTGAGGAAGGACATGAGAAGTAAGGGGTACACTCTTGGGAACCTCTGCAGCCACTCCATGCCAGGTGCCTTACTCTGGGACGTGTGCAGCCGTCCACCTTCCTCTTTGGGAACCCCGCCCATTGCCCCTCAGTCGAAGCACTGTGCCATGTCCTGTTGGGATTCTTCTGCTGTGAAGGCAAGACCACCATCATCAAGAACCCCAACCTGTTTTTTACTTAGAGACTGGCTTTGGTCGATAGTTCCCCTGTGGAGACAatgacagtatttctctgtgacTGTGTCACTGATGGGATGCCTGGAGCTACCCCTCCCCCATGGGGCGGCCATCACCAGAACGCAGCCCTGCAGGGCCCTGGGCTCCTGTCTGTCTGCGGCTGCCCACCCCACCTGCAGAGGTGCCCATCGGGGCGAATTCTCAGGTGTCTGTTGCTGTGCCATTGAGGCCTCCTTCCTGGCCCTGCACCCTCCCTCCTCTTGTTACCTGTGTGCCAGTCAGAGCGTGACCTAGCTGCACAGAGGGGAGTCCAGCCCACGTCTGGGAGGGGTGCGGTGGGCATCTCTGGCAGCGTGGGCTGCCCGCAGGCTGGGCAGTGGGTCCCTCCACACCTACCTCAGGGAGCCAGTGTGAAGGCACTCAGCAGCATGCCTGCTACTCAAGCCAGGAGAACAGAGGGAGTAAtgttataataatatttttattagaatgttctgattataaaaataaaacctgttttctttaaagagaaagttggTCAGAGGTTTTTCTCTCAGTGGTCATGGTGGTCCTGTGCTCAGGGTCTCTGACAGCTGTTCATCAAACCCTTACCGTGCTTCAGCCTCTGCTGGCCTCTACAAGCTTCAGTGACAAGCAGGGCCTGCCCCCGGATGTCCCAGCAATCTGAACCGGAGGACTCCAGCCGCCACAAGGTAGGTGCAGCCAGGTCTGGCCAGGCTTCACCTTTGACCCTAATACTCAAACCTTTAGCAGTAGAAGTGGGCCTGGGCTGCTTTCTTACGTTATCCCTTGGGTCCTCCAGGAACCTGTTCTGGTTTCTGCTTAGTTTGGCTTTAAGATAATGTGCTTTCCCTCTTCTGTGGCCCAGGCCAGCTGGGCTGCCAGGATTGGGTTTGCTTTCGTCCCAGGCCTCCATTTCCAAGTGTCAGTTTGCAAACACTGAAGGGTCAGAAGGTCATCGTGGGGCTCTCAACCCGCAGCTGACATTTGCTGCCGATGATAAGAGTGTGGGGCCAGGGAGGGGTGGCGGGCACTGCCAGGGTTATCAGGAAGGCCACGCGAAGCCAGTATACTTCCTGTCTCTATCAGCCGGTGGCAGCCACAGGGACAGGCCCTGAGGAAGGCCTGTTGGCCTGGAAAATGCCCTCCTGGGTCTTAGGATTGAGGGCTGTGAACAGGGCGAATGTAGGCGAGTTCAAAGGCACTGTTCTGGGCCAGTCGGCACAGCCACACCACTCAATAAGGGCAATGATAATTGCTGTTCTTGCTACAGGACACTTTCCCATGGGATGTCCCCAGGTCCAGATGGCAAGCTGCAGAGTCCCCATTGTCCCTGGTGCAGCATGGTGAAAGGTCTGGTTAGGAGAGCCCACACTGTCCCAGGACAGGGGTTTTCACTGCTTTACCTCCCAAGGACAGGATTTCTGTCCCCAGTGTTTGCAGGTGCCAGCACAGACCTGGTGCAGTGTGACCCAGAGGAAGCACAGGCCATCCAGCCCGAGGGCCAGGCACACTCCCATGCAATCATGTGCTTACAGACTGTAAACACATTAGTGTGCTCGCCCTCCACATGAAGgttcagccagccagacacatgGATACATCATTTGCTCACTACCGTGGACATTGACACAAGGTACACACAAAACTCCACACACAGGGGTGTGGatatacacaatcacacacaagcacacctgACTCAGCTCAAATGCACACTTGCACAAATGTCtgcaaagcaacacacacacaagtgtatgtgtgcactcaTGCCCCAGACCCAGGCATACTGGATAACGTGAGCAGGCTCCATGTGTTGTGTGGCATTTGAGGACCATGGCCTCTGGGGAATGAGCTGGAGTCACTTGGGGAGAAGCTAgacctgggtgggggtggggggacctggatggctgagggaggagagggcCCTAGGCCCTGGGCTGGACCTTCTCTGTGCAGGGGCAGTCAGCTGCCACTCCCTGCTGGAGCTTCTAGCCTAGGTGCAGGTGGGCAGTAGGCCAGGTGGAGTAGGCTGAGCCCCAATACTATCCTGTATGGACTGTCCAGCTGAGCATCATCTGCCATGCCTGCCCAGAGCCAAAGCTTTGCGAAGGTCCAGTTCCCACATGGCTGGCTGCGTAATCTCCACCTCTCCCCTACCCTGGGGACCTACCCTGTTCAGTGGGACCCTCATCCCTGGCACCCACTGCTGCGAGGCTTTCGGGCCTTGAGATGTGTGAGTCACTGACAGATCCCAGCTCTGTCTAGGTTTTGAGCCGCAGTATGACCAAGGCATCCATGCGCTGGCTACCTCCAGCCATCATCTTAGCTAAGAGCACTCGCAGGAGGGGCCTCCCGCAGCCTGCAGACTCTGGCCAGGGGTGGGGACGCGCAGGCCCAGGGGGCCTGAGACTTTAATTTGGAGCTCTGGCCACAGGTGCTTTCTTACTCCTACCTCTTTGGTGTCCAGCTCTCCAGTACAGTCCAGGGCCCCAAGGAAGGGAGCCACTCTGTGGTGAAATCCCTCCCTGCTGCCTCAGCAGGCCTGCtctgtgcccatgtgtgtgtgttcctagttCCTTtgggggcctcagtttcctctgcaCAGGCTAAGCTGGCCCTGCACCCCTTAGCATCAGTTTCAGCTTTAGCTTTATTGGGGCCcagtttgggggggtgggggggtggggggggtcctCTCCTGCCGCCCAGTCTCCTTGGCTGTTCACTCTCTTCTACCCCAGGGGTTGGTTCCGACATGGCTGTAGGCCTTGTCTGGGTCACGAGAGCCACATGAGCCTTTTGGAACTCCAGGAGGAAGGGGGACTTCTTTGGAGGAAGCAGGCTAGGAACAGATAACCGTGAGTTTCTGtaggggaggaggaggtgtgtgCTCATGGACAGGCAAGGAGAGCTGGGAGCCAAATGGTCTCAGTGACCTCTGAGGTTCCCGGGCCCAGCTGTTCAAGCCAAATGCTTCCCTTGCACTAGAGAATGGTCCTCAGGGATAGATTTCCCTTGTTCCTGACGGCAGAGGCTGGAGTAGGCATTTGTAACCCTGGGCAGGGTTGGAATAGTAGCTGCTGCCCTTGGCTCTGCTCCCAGCTGCCTCGGTTCCTCATTGAGAACCCCTCCAAGGTAGTGTGATGGACAGTCGTCTCTTGAGGGGAGCTGGACTGGGGGCAGAGCGAGCAATTTGATCCAggcttcagctcctgcctgcctgtaAGTCTGCTGTGGCCCACTGGCCAGCTAGCACCATTCCTCCATCAGGTGTCCAGACCTCTCTCCCAAGGACCTACTGCAGTCAGGATGCAGTGGGAGGGGCCGCTATTCAGGTCATCTCTGGCTCTACCACTCTAGACCTTGGACATGATGGCTGGAGCTCCAGCAGCCCATCCTGGTGCTTAGATGATTGAACCAGGCATGGTTACATCTCCTATAAACTGGCTAATTACCAAGTTCCTAAACAAGGGAGGATTAAGTAACCAGTAGAGTCTAATGTGAGGTAGGCGCTCAGCCCATGAGCCCCAGGAAAGACTGAGCAATCAACAGGGGAGAGTCACACCCAATTCCTTTAAGCTTaggcctctgctccccacaggaAGGACCCACATTTCCAGCTACCTACAGCCACACTACTAGTGTGAGCCTCATGTCTCCAGAACTCAGGCTGTCGTTGGAGCCTGAGATCTTGTGGGTTCCCCATCTACATCTCCCTGAGACCCTGGCACCCCGTGGGAGGTTGACCCTCCTTGCACCAGATAGGAAACCCAGGCAGAGAAATCCAGTTGTGTCTAGATGTTGCCAGAGTGCTGGCGAGTGACTGGGCTGGATTTAACCCAAGCACCTTGAATCTAGCCACATAAGACATCAGGACCAGGTTCAGGCCACCGCCCCATCTCTTCCACCTCACCCACAGCCAGCTGGGCGTCACCCCCACTCCTGGccctctctgcctgctgagtcACACTGGTGTTTTTCCTCAGACATGTAAACACTGAATGAGGACCCCAGGCAACAGGTTGGGTGTCTAGATACAGCTGCCCAGAGCTCCCTGTTCTGGGTGTCACCTTGTGCAGTGTGGGGGTGGCACCTGCCCTCCCAGTAACTCCTGGGGCTGCTGATAAGAGTCAGGCTTTGCTTATCAGCCCGTTACTCTATCCCCGGGTGCTCATGGGGGGTGGTGAGAGCAGGGATGGGGAGCCCCTACCACTCCACCCCCAACTCCTGCATGACCCATGGCTCAGAAAGCCCTGGGTGCCACCTGCTGGCCCCTACTGAGCCCTGGCAATGAGGGACATTTTTAGAGGAATTTTAAGAATAGAGATGCTGTTCTAAACTATAACTATAAATAGTCCTGCTAGAATCTGGGTATTATGGCttaagcctgtaatctcagcactcaagagactgagacagaaggatggCCTTGAGTTTGGAGTCAGCCCGTctcagagtgaaaccctgtctcgaaagaaatgtaagtaaataaataaatgaatacctaAATTGCAATACAAGTAAACATACTCTGATGGAGAAAGCAACGGGTGATCTGTGTGCACATCTGCAGAGAAGACACTGTTTACTtccttggctttttgagacagcttcactctgtatctcaggctctggcctgaaacttgagatcctcctgcctcatcctcccaccACACAGGATGTAGGATTTGTACTTTGGGGTCAGGCCTTGTGCTGAGTCAGGAGCGTGCAATGCTAAGCCACAAAGTTTGGGGGGAGTTCCCTGTATAGCAACTGAAACACATGGCtgaggaacagaaaagaagcttCTAGAATGAGGAGACAGTACACAAAAGTCATAAAGTATCTTAGAATCCCACCGTGGAGGGCTTCAGATGCACCTCATTGTTAGCCTGGGCATGGGCAAAGCCCTGgattccttccccagcaccacacaccacacacacatgtgcacacaatccCCTAGCTCATCTCTAGACAGTGATTTCTCATTTAGGGTTAATTCTTTCCTCCACTGAGCTTCCAGCATAATCTGGAGGACTCTCTGCCTTCCGCCTCTCTGGCAGAATTTACAAGGactccccaacacatacacacaccagcgTGGCTGAGCCCTCCTGCCGCCAGGGTCTGCGTAGCTGTTCAGGAAAGGCTGTCATACCCTGTCCCTTACTGCCCAGCTGACCACATCTGTGTGAGGCCAAAGGCTGGCTCAGCGAAGCGGTGGGCCCTCTCGACCGCTGATTTCAGATGATGAGCTCTGTGGAGGGGCTTTCACATTAGCTTTCAGGAGCAAAAGGCGACAGACATCTCTGAGCAAGCACAGTGTGGCTGTGTGTTCAAAGTCCCCGgataaatgtgcttttttttttcttcccccaccTGGAAGAGCACTGCGCTTTCCTGAGCAGATGGCCCAGAACCTTGTCAAGAGGAAGGTGAGAGCCCAGCGGTGGTGatgccacctttaatcccagcactcgggaggcagaggtaggcggatctctgtgagttcaaggccagcctggtctacagagtgagttccaggaaagtcgcagagctacacagagaaaccctgtctcaaaaaacaacaacaattaaaaaaaaaaagaggaaggggagagggggagagtgggagagaggagcTTGCTGCTCCCCTCTGGATGGTAGCCAGGGAGGCCTCCATGAAGAGCCACGGAGATGTGCAGGCTAAGAGCATATGGCAGAAGGAACAGCACACTGCacgtgcaaaggtcctgaggtggGGCTGGACTTGACACATTGGAGGACCAGGGAGGTATCCACTGTGACTGGTGGGGAAGACTGGAAGTGCGGAGGTCATCTTTGGGCTCATTTGAAGGggaactggggctggggagatggctctggcactgacttcttccagaggacccagattcaattcctagtaccacgTGACTGCTCACAACGGTAACtgtagttccagaggatctgatgccctcacacagatatacatgcaggcaaaacaccaatgcacatgaaattaaaaacaaaaataaaaatgaaattatgaaggggAGCTGACAGGCCATGCTGAAGGGTTGGTTGAgggtcaaaacaaaaaaacagagtggCACTTTCTATCCCTGAGCTACAGAAAGCTGGGCTGGGGACCTAGGGCCTAGGCTTGGCAGGCTAGTGGCATGTCAcacccacacccagctttgtCTGGGAAGCAGACAAGGCCTGTTATGTGCCTGGGAACGCTGTGTTGGGATGTGGGGGGAGGGAACCTTAGAGTCTCCTGCACACAGCCATCGTGAATCACCTGAGGCCACCCAGACTACCTGCAGAGTGATCCTggctggggtgggtggagaggaGGTTTCAGCCAGCACTTCTTCACCTGCACTGGAGGCCTAGGAGCCTGAGGGCACATTGGGGAGCAGACTCAGCTGGATCCTGTGACCCCGATAGGGAGGAAGAGGGTTTTGTCATTCCAGTGCCCAGTGCTCTGTCTGGAACACACTTGGTGCTCAGTACTGTCTGTGGAGGAAGTGCACCCTGCCAGAGCACCCCTCAACCACAGGGCCTTTGTATGTGCGCTTTGCTCTGTGTTCAGTGCCCTTCCCCATGGTTCCTGCCCTCTCCCTTACTTtgcccctccccactgctgggcAAGCTTCTGGGTTTGGTCATAATTCCATTAGTTGTTCTCTGTCTCCAGTTCTGAACTTTGAGCTCAGTG of Peromyscus maniculatus bairdii isolate BWxNUB_F1_BW_parent chromosome 4, HU_Pman_BW_mat_3.1, whole genome shotgun sequence contains these proteins:
- the Rbm38 gene encoding RNA-binding protein 38 isoform X2; its protein translation is MADRAAADRACKDPNPIIDGRKANVNLAYLGAKPRSLQTGFAVGVQQLHPTLIQRTYGLTPHYIYPPAIVQPSVVIPATPVPSLSSPYLEYTPSSPAYAQYPPAAYDQYPYAASPATATSFVGYGYPAAMPPALSTAAPAGTTFVQYQAPQLQPDRMQ